DNA sequence from the Lysobacter silvisoli genome:
CAACGCGCCGACCACGCCGATGGCGATGCCGATCACGCCGCCGATCATCGCGATCACCATGGCCTCGGCCAGGAACTGGCGGCGGATGTCGCTGGGCCCCGCACCCACGGCCATGCGCAGGCCGATCTCGCGGATGCGCTCGGTCACCGACACCAGCATGATGTTCATGATGCCGATGCCGCCGATGATCAGGCAGATCGTCGCCACCGCGCCCAGCAGCTTGGACATCAGGTTGGTGGTGGCGGTGCGCGTGGCCACCACCTCGGCGATGTTGCGCACGGTGAAGTCGTCGTCGGCGCCCGGCTGGATCTTGTGGCGCTGGCGCAGCAGCGCCTCGATCTCGCCTTGCGCGTAGGTCACGTCCTCGGCGCGGCCCACGCCCACCGCGATCTGCATGACCGCGCCGGTGGGCAGACCCATCGCGCCGAGCAGGCGGCGGCGGCCGGTTTCCAATGGCACCAGCAGGATGTCGTCCTGGTCCTGGCCGAAACCGCCCTGGCCCTTGGGCTTGAGCGTGCCGGCCACGGTGAACGGCACCCGGCCCAGGCGGATGGTCTGGCCCACCGCGTCCTCGTCGCCGAACAATTCGCGGCGCACGGTTTCGCCCAGGATCACGGTCTTGCCGCCGCCGCTGTAGTCGCGCGCCTCGAAGCCGTTGCCCGAGGCGATGACCCAGCCGTTGATGTCGAAGAAATCCGGCTGCACGCCCTGCCACTGGGTCGACCAGTTGTTCTCGGCGTAGACCACCTGGGTGCCGCCGCGCAGCGAGCCGGCCACGTACTGCACCTCGGGGATTTCCTCGCGGATCGCTTCGGCGTCGCCCTCGTTGAGGGTGAAGAAGCTCGACGCGCTCATGCGCGCGCCGCCGGTGCCGCGACCGGCGCCGGAGCTGATGTCCAGGCGGTTGGACCCCAGGCCGGAGACCAGCTTGTCGATCTCCTGCTGGGTGCCCTGCCCTACCGAGACCATGACGATGACGGCGGCGATGCCGATGATCACGCCCAGCGAGGTCAGCGCGCTGCGCAGCCAGTTGCCGCGCAGGGCGAAGACGGCGGTGCGCAGGACTTCGAGGAAGTTCATGCCGCCACCTCTTGTTCATGGAGCTCCCCGTCACGCATCGCGAACACGCGATCGCAGTGCGCGGCCACGTCCGGATCGTGGGTGATCAGCACCACCGTGTGGTCCTCGGCCTGCAGGCGCTTGAACAGCGCCAGGATCTCCTCGCCGGTCTTGGTGTCCAGCGCGCCGGTGGGCTCGTCGGCGAGCAGGATCGGCGGGCGGTTGATCAGCGCGCGCGCGATCGCCACGCGCTGCTGCTGGCCGCCGGACAGTTC
Encoded proteins:
- a CDS encoding ABC transporter permease, giving the protein MNFLEVLRTAVFALRGNWLRSALTSLGVIIGIAAVIVMVSVGQGTQQEIDKLVSGLGSNRLDISSGAGRGTGGARMSASSFFTLNEGDAEAIREEIPEVQYVAGSLRGGTQVVYAENNWSTQWQGVQPDFFDINGWVIASGNGFEARDYSGGGKTVILGETVRRELFGDEDAVGQTIRLGRVPFTVAGTLKPKGQGGFGQDQDDILLVPLETGRRRLLGAMGLPTGAVMQIAVGVGRAEDVTYAQGEIEALLRQRHKIQPGADDDFTVRNIAEVVATRTATTNLMSKLLGAVATICLIIGGIGIMNIMLVSVTERIREIGLRMAVGAGPSDIRRQFLAEAMVIAMIGGVIGIAIGVVGALLVGKLGSLPVALNAKVVGLAAAFSIATGLFFGYYPARKASLLDPIEALRQQ